The following proteins are co-located in the Dehalococcoides mccartyi 195 genome:
- a CDS encoding acetyl-CoA decarbonylase/synthase complex subunit delta has product MAFEIPKINYNGRIKEITLGEGPKAVTVGGETSMPFYLFEGEMPRKPKIAMEIQDTPPEDWPEDVLKPFGDAVNNPVSWAKKCVDTYGAELICLQLESTDPNGLDRSAEESAKIVREVADAVDVPLIVWGTANHEKDTEVLRKASEACPDKKLILGPVEEGDYKKIAAQAMAYKHTIIASSPIDINLAKQLNILLGNLGVPAEGLIMDPTVSSIGYGIEYSYSVIERIRLAALTQQDERLQYPLICNIGREAWKTKEAKIPEAESPEMGNTEKRAIMIEAMSAAILLIAGADILVIRHPESMRLAGELIDELS; this is encoded by the coding sequence ATGGCATTTGAAATACCCAAAATAAACTACAACGGCCGTATCAAGGAAATAACCCTGGGTGAAGGGCCGAAAGCCGTCACTGTAGGCGGTGAAACTTCCATGCCCTTTTACCTGTTTGAGGGGGAAATGCCCCGCAAACCTAAAATAGCCATGGAAATACAGGACACCCCGCCTGAAGATTGGCCGGAAGATGTTTTAAAGCCCTTTGGGGATGCAGTCAATAACCCGGTCAGCTGGGCTAAAAAATGTGTTGATACATACGGGGCGGAGCTTATCTGCCTTCAACTGGAAAGCACTGACCCGAACGGGCTTGACCGTTCTGCCGAAGAATCTGCCAAAATTGTCCGGGAAGTGGCAGATGCCGTGGATGTACCCCTGATAGTCTGGGGAACGGCTAACCATGAAAAGGACACCGAGGTACTCCGCAAGGCAAGTGAAGCCTGCCCTGATAAAAAGCTTATACTGGGGCCGGTGGAAGAGGGTGACTATAAGAAAATAGCCGCCCAGGCCATGGCCTATAAACATACTATTATCGCTTCGTCACCCATAGATATAAACTTGGCTAAACAGCTTAATATCCTGCTGGGCAATCTGGGCGTACCCGCCGAAGGGCTTATTATGGACCCCACTGTCAGCAGCATAGGATACGGCATAGAATATTCGTATTCGGTGATAGAACGCATCCGTCTGGCGGCGCTCACCCAGCAGGACGAACGTCTCCAGTACCCCCTTATCTGCAATATCGGGCGGGAAGCCTGGAAAACCAAAGAAGCCAAAATACCCGAAGCGGAAAGCCCGGAAATGGGCAATACCGAAAAACGGGCTATTATGATTGAAGCTATGTCCGCTGCTATTTTACTTATTGCCGGGGCGGATATACTGGTAATACGCCATCCGGAATCCATGCGGCTGGCGGGTGAACTGATAGACGAACTTAGCTAA
- a CDS encoding bifunctional 5,10-methylenetetrahydrofolate dehydrogenase/5,10-methenyltetrahydrofolate cyclohydrolase, translating into MSAHIINGTEIAAAIREEIRSEVTALKAKHGIVPGLATVLVGDDPASHSYVDSKIKMCQNLGIYSEHHPLPQSATNEDLLTLIARLNADPKISGILVQVPLPVQISENLVLNAINPDKDVDGFHPVNVGRMCLGEPCFLPCTPHGVQELLIRSGIKIEGTHVVIVGRSNLVGKPLANILLQKAPGANATVTICHSGTKNLPLITSQADILVSAMGKPKFITADMVRQGAVVIDVGTTCIGYTPEGKRILSGDVDFEAVKEKAFAITPVPKGVGPMTIIMLMLNTLTAAKRAAGLVK; encoded by the coding sequence ATGAGCGCACATATTATAAACGGCACAGAAATAGCCGCCGCCATCCGCGAAGAAATACGCAGTGAAGTAACTGCACTTAAAGCCAAGCACGGCATAGTACCCGGTCTGGCCACCGTACTGGTGGGAGATGACCCTGCTTCGCACTCTTATGTAGACTCCAAAATAAAAATGTGCCAGAATCTGGGTATATATTCAGAGCATCACCCGCTGCCACAGAGTGCCACCAATGAGGATTTGCTGACCCTGATAGCCAGGCTGAATGCAGACCCCAAAATAAGCGGTATTCTGGTACAGGTACCCCTGCCCGTCCAGATTTCGGAAAATCTGGTCTTAAATGCCATAAATCCGGATAAAGATGTAGACGGTTTCCACCCGGTAAACGTAGGCAGAATGTGCCTGGGTGAACCCTGCTTTTTGCCCTGCACCCCCCACGGCGTTCAGGAACTCTTAATCCGTTCGGGCATAAAGATAGAGGGCACCCATGTAGTTATAGTGGGGCGGAGCAATCTGGTCGGCAAACCGCTGGCCAATATTCTGCTCCAAAAAGCCCCGGGGGCAAACGCCACAGTCACTATCTGCCACAGCGGCACTAAAAACCTGCCGCTGATAACTTCGCAGGCAGATATACTGGTATCCGCCATGGGCAAGCCCAAATTTATCACCGCAGATATGGTCAGGCAGGGCGCGGTGGTGATAGATGTAGGCACAACCTGTATAGGCTACACACCCGAAGGCAAGCGGATACTTTCCGGTGATGTTGATTTTGAAGCCGTCAAGGAAAAGGCCTTTGCCATTACCCCCGTACCCAAAGGTGTAGGTCCTATGACTATTATTATGCTTATGCTAAATACCCTGACCGCCGCCAAAAGGGCTGCCGGTCTGGTAAAATAG
- a CDS encoding AAA family ATPase, with product MTYTIALAGKGGVGKTSVSSLIIRQLLKNSLTPVLAVDADANANLGESLGLDVPQTVGGLIASFNNVKLNLPPGMTKEAYLEYQLNTTLAESTGLDMISMGRGEGDGCYCYPNSILRSYIDKLSQNYRYVVMDNEAGMEHLSRRTTQNVDHLFIVSDHSVKGVRTLGRIRQLVDEMKLNVSQISVIINMVTGTLDPRLEAEINKLGIAYTDTVPADEMIREFDLKQTPLLKLPDNSPAVQAVAKILSTRLGIKNRTEVSE from the coding sequence TTGACCTATACTATTGCACTGGCAGGCAAGGGCGGGGTAGGCAAAACATCCGTTTCCAGTCTGATTATACGCCAGCTTTTAAAAAACTCTCTCACCCCGGTGCTGGCGGTAGATGCTGATGCCAACGCCAATCTGGGGGAAAGCCTGGGTTTAGACGTGCCGCAGACTGTGGGCGGGCTGATAGCCAGCTTTAACAATGTAAAATTAAACCTGCCGCCCGGCATGACCAAAGAAGCTTATCTGGAATATCAGCTGAATACCACTCTGGCGGAAAGCACAGGGCTGGATATGATAAGCATGGGCCGGGGCGAAGGTGATGGCTGTTACTGCTACCCTAACAGCATCCTGCGCAGTTATATAGACAAGCTCAGCCAGAACTACCGCTATGTGGTTATGGATAACGAGGCCGGTATGGAACACCTGTCCCGCCGCACCACCCAGAATGTAGACCACCTTTTTATAGTATCTGACCACTCGGTCAAAGGGGTGCGGACACTGGGGCGGATACGCCAGCTGGTAGATGAAATGAAACTTAATGTCAGCCAGATTTCTGTTATTATAAACATGGTCACCGGAACGCTTGACCCGCGTCTGGAAGCAGAGATTAATAAACTGGGCATAGCCTATACAGATACCGTGCCGGCAGATGAAATGATACGTGAATTTGACCTGAAGCAAACCCCCCTGCTTAAATTGCCTGACAACTCTCCGGCAGTGCAGGCAGTGGCCAAAATACTTTCAACCCGGCTTGGCATTAAAAACCGTACAGAGGTATCAGAATAA
- a CDS encoding ASKHA domain-containing protein, with protein MTEKKFSVCFEPGHKIINGQKGDSLLDLAIAAGTGLCASCGGEGVCGRCRIKLVEGELECEDHLQISAEEFAQGIRLACQSRLISNVTVEILAESRFDTALSGDTISCTLQSQPEPAENKAVLPLRKVFLKLTPPSGTDNASDLARLKRFLKPVCPAEPDIDYHLLSGLSETLRENNWEVSVSLLKTPGGEKIINIQPGDQTKATYAFAFDIGTTGVRGQLVEFTESKVLAQATEYNGQIPFGEDVISRINYAAREGGLIQLQRAVVNTLNNLGNAMLSEYGLTAEDISFATIAANTTITQLLYGLDPKHLRLAPYVPAANELPLIPARHINLSICPQAYIYTLPCVASYVGGDIVAGVISTNIPRREGLVLYIDIGTNGEIVVGNKDFMLTASCSAGPAFEGGGIKNGMLAKPGAVEDIELDTQNFEPKLSIIGGGSPKGICGAGLINTVSALLKCGLLGQNGKYNSNIKTNRLRKGADGCEYVLAFGREFGQGQNITLSEVDIDNLIRAKAAMYAGYQTLLESAGAGFDNLEKVIIAGTFGAKLNIKKAINIGLLPELPEERFIFVGNGSLAGARLCAFDANAQTQAAAAAKMMTNVELSESTSFMDNYMAAMFLPHTKSSDFPEVYAALSKFNGGNT; from the coding sequence ATGACCGAGAAGAAATTTAGCGTCTGCTTTGAGCCCGGCCATAAAATTATAAATGGCCAGAAGGGGGACAGCCTGCTTGATTTGGCTATTGCCGCCGGAACAGGGCTATGTGCCTCCTGCGGGGGCGAAGGCGTATGCGGACGCTGCCGTATAAAACTGGTGGAAGGCGAACTGGAGTGCGAAGACCACCTCCAGATAAGCGCTGAAGAGTTTGCCCAGGGAATACGGCTGGCCTGCCAGAGCCGTCTTATATCAAACGTAACAGTGGAGATTCTGGCCGAATCACGTTTTGATACCGCCCTAAGCGGTGATACTATAAGCTGCACCCTGCAAAGCCAGCCTGAACCTGCTGAAAATAAAGCCGTTTTGCCTCTCCGAAAGGTTTTTCTGAAACTTACCCCCCCGTCCGGTACGGATAACGCAAGTGACCTTGCCAGATTAAAACGTTTTCTTAAACCTGTGTGTCCGGCAGAGCCGGATATAGATTATCACCTGCTTTCGGGTCTTTCCGAAACCCTGCGGGAAAATAACTGGGAAGTAAGTGTGAGTTTGCTTAAAACCCCCGGCGGGGAAAAGATAATAAATATCCAACCGGGAGACCAGACTAAGGCAACATACGCTTTTGCTTTTGATATAGGCACTACCGGTGTCCGCGGACAGCTAGTGGAGTTTACCGAATCTAAGGTGCTGGCACAGGCAACCGAATATAACGGTCAGATACCCTTCGGGGAAGACGTTATCAGCCGGATAAACTATGCTGCCAGAGAGGGCGGTCTTATTCAGCTTCAGCGGGCAGTAGTAAACACCCTTAACAATCTGGGTAACGCCATGCTTTCCGAATACGGACTTACCGCGGAGGATATTTCGTTTGCAACCATAGCCGCCAATACCACCATTACCCAGCTGCTTTACGGGCTTGACCCCAAACACCTCAGGCTTGCCCCGTACGTACCCGCGGCAAATGAGCTGCCGCTGATACCTGCCCGCCATATAAATCTGAGCATCTGCCCGCAGGCATATATATACACCCTGCCCTGTGTTGCCAGCTACGTGGGCGGTGATATAGTGGCCGGAGTAATAAGCACCAATATCCCCCGCCGGGAAGGTTTGGTGCTGTATATAGATATTGGCACCAACGGGGAAATAGTAGTTGGTAACAAAGACTTTATGTTAACTGCTTCCTGCTCTGCCGGGCCGGCTTTTGAGGGCGGCGGCATAAAAAACGGCATGCTGGCCAAACCGGGGGCGGTAGAAGATATTGAACTGGATACCCAAAATTTTGAACCCAAACTTAGCATTATAGGCGGCGGCAGTCCCAAGGGCATCTGCGGTGCAGGTCTTATAAATACGGTATCCGCCCTGCTCAAATGCGGCCTGCTGGGGCAAAACGGCAAATATAACTCAAATATTAAAACCAACCGCCTTCGCAAAGGTGCTGACGGCTGCGAATATGTACTGGCCTTTGGCCGCGAATTCGGGCAGGGACAGAATATAACCCTTTCAGAGGTAGATATAGACAACCTTATCCGGGCCAAGGCTGCCATGTATGCCGGTTACCAGACACTGCTGGAAAGTGCTGGCGCCGGTTTTGACAACCTTGAAAAGGTGATTATTGCCGGGACTTTCGGGGCCAAACTGAATATTAAAAAAGCTATCAATATAGGCTTGCTGCCCGAACTTCCCGAAGAACGTTTCATTTTTGTAGGCAACGGCTCTTTGGCGGGTGCCAGGTTGTGTGCTTTTGATGCCAATGCCCAAACACAGGCCGCTGCCGCCGCCAAAATGATGACCAATGTAGAGCTGTCTGAAAGCACCAGCTTTATGGATAACTATATGGCGGCCATGTTCCTGCCTCATACCAAATCCAGTGATTTCCCTGAGGTATATGCCGCTTTAAGTAAATTTAACGGAGGCAATACTTGA
- a CDS encoding formate--tetrahydrofolate ligase, whose translation MTINNRKSHLKDLDPGLMKDWEIAEKAEEFLKPSKMLAEELGLTEDEIIPHGKYVAKVDFAGVLTRLKDRPNGKYIDVTAITPTPLGEGKSTTTMGLVQGLGNLGKKVTGAIRQPSSGPTFNIKGSAAGGGRSQCLPLSPFTLGLTGDIDAVTNSHNLAMVALQARIQHEANNTDEFLSSRSLKRLDIDPARVELKWAIDFCAQSLREIIMGIGGKTDGYQMHSGFGISVSSEVMAILSVFTGLADLRERMSKIIVAYRQNGEPVTTADLEVDGAMTALLLRAVNPNLLQTIEGQPVFVHAGPFANIAIGQSSIVADRLALKLADYHVTESGFGADIGFEKFWNIKCRLSGLKPDCAVIVATVRALKMHGGGPKVTPGAPLDPAYTTPNAALVEKGCQNMLAHIQTVKTAGINPVVCINHFAADTAQEIDIIRRTAEQAGARVAVSYHWANGGEGAAELAEAVIDACNEPNDFHFLYPEDMPLRERIYTIARKVYGADGVSYTQTALEKLARLENTGNTQFMPSCMVKTHLSLSHDPALKGRPGGFTLPIRDILTYMGAGLVVPVAGDIKLMPGTSSDPNFRRIDIDTHTGKVKGLF comes from the coding sequence TTGACTATAAATAACCGCAAATCACACTTAAAAGACCTTGACCCCGGCCTGATGAAAGACTGGGAAATAGCCGAAAAGGCCGAAGAATTCCTGAAACCGTCAAAAATGCTGGCCGAGGAACTGGGCCTGACCGAAGATGAAATAATCCCCCACGGCAAATATGTTGCCAAAGTGGATTTTGCCGGGGTACTTACCCGCCTGAAAGACAGACCAAACGGCAAGTATATAGATGTAACCGCCATTACCCCCACCCCGCTGGGTGAAGGTAAAAGCACCACCACTATGGGGCTGGTGCAGGGGCTGGGAAATCTGGGCAAGAAAGTAACCGGAGCAATCCGCCAGCCTTCCAGCGGCCCCACCTTTAATATAAAAGGCTCGGCAGCCGGGGGAGGACGCTCCCAGTGCCTGCCGCTTTCACCCTTTACTCTGGGGCTGACCGGGGATATAGATGCTGTTACCAATTCCCACAATCTGGCCATGGTCGCCCTTCAGGCCAGGATTCAGCACGAAGCGAATAATACAGATGAATTTCTGTCCAGCCGCAGTTTAAAACGGCTGGATATAGACCCTGCCAGAGTGGAACTGAAATGGGCAATAGACTTTTGCGCCCAGTCCCTCAGGGAAATCATAATGGGTATAGGCGGTAAAACAGACGGCTACCAGATGCACTCCGGCTTCGGCATATCCGTAAGCTCCGAGGTGATGGCCATACTTTCGGTTTTTACCGGCTTGGCAGACCTGCGGGAACGCATGAGCAAGATAATTGTAGCCTACCGTCAAAACGGCGAACCGGTTACCACCGCAGACCTTGAGGTAGACGGCGCCATGACCGCCCTGCTCCTTCGGGCGGTAAACCCGAACCTGCTTCAAACTATAGAAGGCCAGCCGGTGTTTGTCCATGCCGGGCCTTTTGCCAATATTGCTATCGGGCAGTCATCTATTGTGGCTGACCGGCTGGCACTTAAACTGGCTGATTACCATGTGACCGAAAGCGGTTTCGGGGCGGATATCGGTTTTGAAAAGTTCTGGAATATAAAGTGCCGCTTAAGCGGCTTAAAACCGGATTGTGCAGTTATTGTGGCTACGGTCAGGGCTTTAAAGATGCACGGCGGCGGGCCCAAAGTAACTCCCGGCGCCCCCCTTGACCCTGCCTATACCACTCCCAATGCGGCGCTGGTGGAAAAGGGCTGCCAGAATATGCTTGCCCACATCCAGACCGTAAAAACGGCAGGCATAAACCCGGTGGTCTGCATAAACCACTTTGCCGCAGACACAGCTCAGGAAATAGATATTATCCGCCGCACAGCCGAGCAGGCAGGTGCCAGAGTAGCTGTTTCCTATCACTGGGCAAACGGCGGTGAAGGGGCAGCCGAACTGGCCGAAGCAGTGATAGATGCCTGTAACGAACCTAATGACTTTCACTTCCTTTACCCCGAAGATATGCCGCTGAGGGAACGGATTTATACCATTGCCCGTAAGGTTTACGGGGCAGACGGCGTTTCCTACACCCAGACAGCCTTGGAAAAACTTGCCCGCCTGGAAAACACGGGCAACACCCAGTTTATGCCCAGCTGTATGGTCAAAACCCACCTCAGCCTCTCGCATGACCCCGCACTTAAAGGACGCCCCGGCGGCTTTACCCTGCCTATACGTGATATACTCACCTATATGGGGGCAGGCCTGGTAGTGCCGGTGGCGGGGGATATCAAACTTATGCCCGGTACTTCGTCTGACCCCAATTTCAGGCGGATAGATATAGATACTCACACCGGCAAGGTTAAGGGCCTGTTCTAA
- a CDS encoding cyclase family protein, which produces MKKIYDLSPEIRPEMISWPGDGPPQIKLLHSIRGGFPTNLGQLTMTLHNGSHIDAPLHFFEDGDGVGEIPLEILIGNVRVLCFSGVKTITRDMLEQAELRGVTRLILATDNETLWDKPDFDRNYTYIDIGAARYLTEIGIRLLGIDYLSVEDFEETQGVHKHLLSRGVVILESLQLAGVAEGDYELFCLPLKLGKVDGAPARVILIER; this is translated from the coding sequence ATGAAAAAGATTTATGACTTAAGCCCCGAAATACGCCCTGAAATGATTAGCTGGCCGGGTGATGGCCCTCCGCAGATAAAGCTTTTGCATAGTATCAGGGGTGGTTTTCCCACCAACCTCGGTCAGCTTACCATGACATTACATAACGGCAGCCATATTGATGCCCCCCTCCATTTTTTTGAAGATGGCGATGGGGTGGGTGAGATACCCCTTGAGATACTTATTGGCAATGTCCGTGTTTTGTGCTTTAGCGGGGTGAAAACTATAACCCGTGATATGCTTGAGCAGGCTGAACTAAGGGGGGTAACCCGGCTTATACTGGCTACGGATAATGAAACCCTTTGGGATAAGCCTGATTTTGACCGGAACTATACTTATATAGACATCGGGGCTGCCCGTTATCTGACCGAGATAGGTATACGCCTGCTGGGTATAGATTACCTTTCGGTAGAGGATTTTGAAGAGACTCAGGGAGTGCACAAGCACCTTTTAAGCCGTGGGGTAGTTATATTGGAAAGTCTGCAGCTTGCAGGTGTGGCTGAAGGGGATTATGAGCTTTTTTGCCTGCCCTTGAAACTGGGTAAAGTAGACGGTGCCCCCGCCAGAGTAATATTAATAGAGAGATAA